In Alkalihalobacillus sp. AL-G, the genomic stretch AAGGATTATCATATAGCTGAGTTAGGGTGGCTGGATTGGTTTCTTCATATTGCTCCACCATTATGGATTGGACTTATTATTGTTGCGCTCTTTGTTTGGAATTACTTAAAGGCAACGACAAAAGATATAGATTGGGATGAACGAGGTGGGATGATTGGTGAGATTGATCAAAATAAAGATCCAATCTCACCTTTGTTCTGGGTCGTTATCGGAAGTTTTCTGCTCATGATTGTCGCATGGATTGTGACAGACCAGGATCAAGTGCCTTTGTTACTGCCGCCAATGCTTTTGGTCGTCTTTTATGCATTTCCTAAGATTAATCTCATAAATGACCAGGTCGTTCGTGGATACGATTGGGAGAATTTTTTGCTTTTAGGATCGTCTTTTTCAATCGGTATATTGCTTGAGGAAAATGGAACGGCCCATGCCCTCGCAAACGAATTGATCAATATTGTGCCACAGGACGCTGGTATAACGCTAAAGGTCCTTGCTATTACGTTATTTGTGTTTGTATTACGTTTCTTATTTGTTGTCCCATCTTCAGCGATGATTGTTATTTTTCCAATCGTTATCTCTTATGCAGAATTGATCGGAATTGCGCCAATTGGACTCGCCTTTCTGGTTGTGATGATTATTGGAGGCGTGATGATTCTCCCTATTCATTCCCCGACAACGTTTTATGCATATGAGACAGGGGTATTTCGGAAAAATGAGCAATACAAAATCGGACTTTTTTCCAGCTTTATCGTTATTGTGATGGCGGTCTTGGCTGCTCTCTTTTATTGGTGATGGTTTAGTGAAAATAGGAGGAATTTGATAATGAATAGAGTTGCTGAAACTAGTGTTAAAGTAGACACATTATTAGAGGAAATCGCCAATTATGTATTGGATAAAGAAATTACGAGTGAGGAAGTAATCGAGACGGGAAAATATGTCTTGCTTGATTCATTAGGATGTGGGTTTCTTGCATTGCGGTATCCAGAATGTACAAAGCATTTAGGACCAATCGTCCCGAATACAATTGTGCCAGACGGAAGTCGCGTGCCAGGCACCAATTATGTGTTGGATCCGGTGCAAGCTGCGTTTAATATTGGAACGATCATTCGTTGGCTCGATTACAATGATACGTGGTTAGCGGCAGAATGGGGGCATCCGTCCGATAATTTAGGTGGTATTTTGGCAGCTGCCGACTACATTAGCAGAAAAAACCGATCAGTAGGAAAGCCCCCTCTAACGATGAAGGATGTATTGATCGCCTCCATAAAGGCGCATGAAATTCAAGGCGTTTTGGCTTTGGAAAATAGCCTTAACCGACGAGGACTTGATCATGTGCTATACGTGAAGATCGCTACGACAGCTGTTGTAACAGGATTGCTTGGTGGAACACGAGAAGAAGTAATCAATGCGGTTTCAAATGCATGGATCGACAATGCAAGTCTTAGAACGTATCGGCATTTTCCTAACAC encodes the following:
- a CDS encoding SLC13 family permease, producing the protein MKWKLPVFLIVIGLGILSKNTILTNFTMEQQLTLLLLAIAVYLWIASPLPSAATSVLLLACMLLFNLADGVEEAVIGFLSPALYFIFLLSIISHALVKVRIDRAIARFLIKLSKGGPRYIVFGLPILILMLPIVLPSAVARFKILLPIINRLNQYYRFGEQSLFKKYCLYVIGMMNQNATMIIFTGGGFPILASQLLKDYHIAELGWLDWFLHIAPPLWIGLIIVALFVWNYLKATTKDIDWDERGGMIGEIDQNKDPISPLFWVVIGSFLLMIVAWIVTDQDQVPLLLPPMLLVVFYAFPKINLINDQVVRGYDWENFLLLGSSFSIGILLEENGTAHALANELINIVPQDAGITLKVLAITLFVFVLRFLFVVPSSAMIVIFPIVISYAELIGIAPIGLAFLVVMIIGGVMILPIHSPTTFYAYETGVFRKNEQYKIGLFSSFIVIVMAVLAALFYW